From a region of the Sinorhizobium sp. B11 genome:
- a CDS encoding acetate/propionate family kinase: protein MPSTDLLLTFNAGSSTVKIGIFAIEDARVRRIGKGVIDFRAAPLAFSLTEGPKTFDMPLKAALTDDLHSVIDETFELLADHFDIAAVRAAGHRVVHGGDRFTEAISLDDAAIDAIDALIPLAPLHQPQALRFIRALRHLRPHLAQTASFDTAFHATQADLVRRFAIPRALHEEGIKRYGFHGLSYKFIAGEVSRRLSTKPRIAAAHLGSGASLCALEKGVSRDCSMGFSTLDGIPMATRPGWLDPGVILHLLQQKKLSADQVEDMLYHRAGLLGVSGINADTRDLLEDGRPEAREALDLFTLRIAGEIGRMSVTLGGLDAIVFTAGIGEHQPQIRAAVLQRLAWLGVTVDDKANSANGFTITTPASRITAHVIATDEEQIIAQEALAIVRSG from the coding sequence ATGCCATCAACCGATCTTCTCCTGACATTCAATGCCGGCTCCTCGACGGTGAAGATCGGCATTTTCGCCATCGAGGATGCGAGGGTGCGGCGGATCGGCAAGGGCGTAATCGATTTTCGCGCCGCGCCGCTGGCCTTCAGCCTGACCGAAGGCCCGAAGACTTTCGACATGCCCCTGAAAGCCGCGCTGACCGACGATCTGCATTCCGTCATCGACGAGACGTTCGAGCTGTTGGCGGACCACTTCGATATCGCCGCTGTCCGTGCGGCAGGCCACCGCGTCGTCCATGGCGGCGACCGCTTTACCGAAGCGATATCGCTCGACGATGCCGCAATCGACGCGATCGACGCACTGATCCCGCTCGCTCCCCTTCACCAGCCGCAGGCGCTACGCTTCATTCGCGCGCTCAGGCACTTGAGGCCGCATCTTGCCCAGACGGCCTCCTTCGATACCGCTTTTCACGCCACTCAGGCCGATCTCGTCCGCCGCTTCGCCATCCCTCGTGCACTTCATGAGGAAGGCATCAAGCGCTACGGTTTTCACGGTCTCTCCTACAAGTTCATTGCCGGTGAAGTGAGCCGCAGGTTGTCGACCAAGCCGAGGATCGCCGCCGCCCATCTCGGCAGCGGTGCAAGCCTCTGCGCATTGGAAAAAGGTGTCAGCCGCGACTGCAGCATGGGCTTTTCGACGCTCGACGGCATTCCGATGGCGACACGGCCCGGCTGGCTCGACCCCGGCGTGATCCTGCATCTCCTGCAGCAGAAGAAGCTGTCTGCCGATCAGGTGGAAGATATGCTCTATCATCGCGCCGGTCTGCTCGGCGTCTCCGGCATCAATGCCGATACGCGCGATCTTCTCGAGGACGGCCGTCCAGAGGCCCGAGAGGCGCTCGACCTTTTCACGTTGCGCATCGCCGGCGAAATCGGCCGCATGTCTGTGACGCTCGGCGGGCTCGACGCCATCGTCTTTACCGCTGGCATCGGCGAGCACCAGCCCCAGATTCGCGCCGCCGTCCTCCAGCGTCTCGCCTGGCTCGGCGTTACGGTTGATGACAAGGCAAACAGCGCCAACGGCTTCACAATCACGACACCCGCAAGCCGCATAACGGCGCATGTCATTGCCACGGACGAGGAACAGATCATCGCACAGGAGGCGCTCGCAATAGTTCGCTCCGGCTGA
- a CDS encoding phosphoketolase family protein, translating to MEKHVSTPAVLSDAELALIDRYWRAANYLSVGQIYLLSNPLLRQPLEPEHIKPRLLGHWGTTPGLNFIYAHLNRVICARDLDIIYMCGPGHGGPGMVANTYLEGIYSEIYPHIAETEDGMRKLFRQFSFPGGIPSHAAPETPGSIHEGGELGYALVHAYGAAFDNPDLVVACVIGDGEAETGPLAASWHSNKFLNPARDGAVLPILHLNGYKIANPTILGRASDDDLAHLFEGYGYEPFFVEGHEPAKMHQQMAATFEKVFDRIRAIRKQARDGKAPQACPRWPMIVLRSPKGWTGPKEVDGKKVEGFWRAHQVPVSNCRDDDGHRKILEDWMRSYHPEDLFDTSGRLKPELRALAPSGQRRMGANPHANGGILRKELNAPDIRAYEVKVEKRGDSMVQSTEILGHYLRDTLKLNEANANFRIFGPDETESNRLGSVFEVTDRVWMEEIEPYDVSLSRDGRVMEVLSEHLCQGWLEGYLLTGRHGLFSCYEAFIHIIDSMFNQHAKWLKVTRELEWRKPISSLNYLLTSHVWRQDHNGFSHQDPGFVDLVANKKADIVRIYLPPDANTLLWVGDHCLKTYDRINVIVAGKQPEPQWLTMDEAVKHCETGIGIWDWASHEDDTVAPDVIMACAGDVPTMETLAAVDLLHQHIPELKIRTVNVVDLLALQSKDQHPHGLTDEAFDAIFTSDRPVIFAYHGYPYLIHRLTYKRTNHRNIHVRGFIEEGTTTTPFDMTVLNELDRFHLAIEAIERVPGLKEKVPEALESLRAKLVEHHAYVREYGEDMPDVRNWKWPAT from the coding sequence ATGGAAAAGCATGTCTCGACTCCAGCAGTTCTGTCCGACGCCGAACTCGCTCTCATCGACCGCTACTGGCGCGCAGCCAATTATCTCTCGGTCGGGCAGATCTATCTCCTCTCCAATCCTCTCCTGCGCCAGCCCCTGGAACCAGAACATATCAAGCCCCGCCTGCTCGGCCACTGGGGTACGACGCCAGGTCTCAATTTCATCTATGCACATCTGAACCGCGTTATCTGCGCCCGCGATCTCGACATCATCTATATGTGCGGCCCCGGTCACGGCGGACCGGGCATGGTCGCCAATACCTATCTCGAAGGCATCTACAGCGAGATCTATCCCCATATCGCCGAGACCGAGGATGGCATGCGCAAGCTCTTCCGTCAGTTCTCCTTCCCCGGCGGCATCCCGAGCCACGCAGCACCGGAAACGCCGGGCTCCATTCATGAGGGCGGCGAACTCGGTTATGCACTCGTTCACGCGTATGGCGCCGCCTTCGATAATCCCGATCTGGTCGTCGCCTGCGTTATCGGTGACGGTGAGGCCGAAACCGGCCCGCTTGCAGCAAGCTGGCACTCCAACAAATTCCTGAATCCTGCCCGCGACGGCGCTGTTCTGCCGATCCTGCACCTGAACGGCTACAAGATTGCCAACCCGACCATCCTCGGCCGTGCGAGTGACGATGACCTGGCACATTTGTTCGAGGGCTATGGCTATGAGCCCTTCTTCGTCGAAGGCCATGAGCCTGCAAAGATGCATCAGCAGATGGCGGCAACCTTCGAGAAAGTCTTCGATCGTATCCGCGCCATTCGGAAACAAGCCCGTGACGGTAAGGCGCCACAGGCCTGCCCGCGCTGGCCAATGATCGTACTGCGCAGCCCCAAGGGCTGGACCGGACCGAAAGAGGTGGACGGTAAGAAAGTCGAAGGTTTCTGGCGCGCCCATCAGGTGCCGGTCTCCAATTGCCGCGACGACGACGGGCACCGGAAAATCCTCGAAGACTGGATGCGCAGCTATCATCCGGAAGACCTCTTCGATACTTCCGGTAGACTGAAGCCGGAATTGCGGGCACTCGCCCCGTCAGGCCAGCGTCGCATGGGCGCCAACCCGCACGCCAATGGCGGTATTCTGCGCAAGGAGCTGAATGCTCCCGATATCCGCGCCTATGAAGTAAAAGTGGAAAAGCGCGGTGATAGCATGGTGCAATCCACCGAAATCCTCGGACACTACCTGCGTGACACGCTGAAACTCAACGAAGCCAATGCGAATTTCCGCATCTTCGGCCCTGACGAAACGGAATCGAACCGCCTCGGCAGCGTCTTCGAAGTCACCGATCGTGTATGGATGGAAGAAATCGAACCTTATGACGTCAGCCTCTCCAGGGACGGCCGTGTCATGGAAGTGCTGAGCGAGCATCTTTGCCAGGGATGGCTGGAGGGCTACCTGCTGACCGGCCGGCACGGCCTGTTCTCCTGCTACGAGGCCTTCATCCACATCATAGATTCCATGTTCAACCAGCACGCCAAATGGCTGAAGGTCACCCGCGAACTGGAGTGGAGAAAGCCGATTTCCTCGCTGAACTATCTGCTGACCTCCCATGTCTGGAGGCAGGATCACAACGGCTTTTCGCATCAGGACCCCGGCTTCGTCGACCTCGTCGCCAACAAGAAGGCCGACATCGTCCGTATCTACCTGCCGCCGGATGCCAACACCCTGCTCTGGGTCGGCGACCATTGCCTGAAAACCTATGACCGCATCAACGTCATCGTCGCTGGCAAGCAGCCGGAGCCACAATGGCTGACGATGGACGAGGCGGTAAAACACTGCGAGACCGGCATCGGCATCTGGGATTGGGCAAGTCATGAAGACGATACGGTGGCGCCCGACGTCATCATGGCCTGCGCCGGCGACGTCCCGACCATGGAGACGCTCGCCGCCGTCGATCTGCTACACCAGCATATTCCGGAGCTTAAGATCCGCACCGTCAACGTCGTAGACCTGCTCGCTCTGCAATCAAAGGATCAGCATCCACACGGCCTGACGGACGAAGCCTTCGACGCGATCTTTACGTCGGACAGGCCGGTGATCTTCGCCTATCACGGCTATCCCTATCTCATCCATCGGCTGACCTATAAGCGCACCAACCATCGCAATATCCATGTGCGCGGTTTCATCGAGGAAGGCACGACCACCACGCCATTCGACATGACGGTGCTCAACGAACTTGACCGCTTCCACCTTGCCATCGAGGCGATCGAACGTGTGCCGGGCCTGAAGGAGAAAGTGCCAGAAGCGCTGGAGAGCCTGCGAGCCAAGCTCGTCGAGCATCATGCCTATGTCCGGGAATATGGTGAGGACATGCCCGACGTGCGCAACTGGAAATGGCCCGCAACCTGA
- a CDS encoding LysR family transcriptional regulator, which translates to MAFDGRLLSGVSTLAAVVESGSFVKAADALGLSASGVSRAISRLEARVGVRLLDRTTRSVRLTDEGARFYEQVAPHLDGIEDAATRASGALSTVRGRLRVDVDPIFSRMVLAPHLKQFMTRYPALELELITRDLMSDLVADGIDIAIRFGQQPSSSRIARKLMETRVLTVATPAYLAEHGTPKTPAEIAGHLCIQFRDPLTGRTFGWELHRGKKIVPLDARGPLLMSDAGTMLDACLAGAGIAQVLALSVKDLLAEGRLAELYPDWPGETFPLYAVHPSRHHVPAKVNAFIEFCLEVISR; encoded by the coding sequence ATGGCATTCGACGGCCGCCTTCTTTCCGGTGTCAGCACGCTTGCCGCGGTGGTCGAAAGCGGCAGCTTCGTCAAGGCGGCGGACGCGCTCGGCCTTTCGGCCTCCGGCGTCAGCCGCGCGATATCGAGGCTGGAGGCACGTGTCGGTGTGCGCCTGCTCGACCGCACCACCCGCTCGGTGAGACTGACGGATGAAGGCGCACGCTTCTACGAACAGGTCGCTCCGCATCTGGATGGCATCGAAGATGCCGCCACACGTGCCTCCGGCGCCTTGTCGACCGTCCGCGGGCGCCTGCGTGTCGATGTCGATCCAATCTTTTCCCGCATGGTGCTGGCGCCACACCTGAAGCAGTTTATGACCCGCTATCCGGCGCTGGAACTCGAATTGATAACCCGCGACCTGATGAGCGATCTTGTCGCCGACGGTATCGATATCGCCATTCGCTTCGGCCAGCAGCCGAGTTCCTCGCGCATCGCCCGCAAGCTGATGGAAACCCGTGTATTGACGGTCGCAACTCCTGCCTATCTCGCTGAACACGGCACACCGAAGACACCTGCCGAAATCGCCGGTCACCTCTGCATTCAGTTTCGCGATCCGCTGACGGGCCGAACCTTCGGCTGGGAACTGCATAGGGGCAAGAAGATCGTGCCGCTCGACGCCCGTGGTCCGCTTCTGATGAGTGATGCCGGCACCATGCTTGATGCCTGCCTCGCGGGCGCCGGCATCGCCCAGGTTCTCGCCCTCAGCGTCAAGGATCTGCTTGCAGAGGGACGCCTTGCCGAACTCTATCCGGACTGGCCGGGCGAGACTTTCCCGCTTTATGCCGTCCATCCATCCCGGCATCACGTGCCGGCCAAGGTCAACGCTTTTATCGAATTCTGCCTCGAAGTTATCAGCCGTTAG
- a CDS encoding universal stress protein — MYNRILLPTDGSELSARGVDHGLALAKALNLPVTVISVIVPLTGFALQGIVQAEAMDSYNEGRRKEIEDLEKIIGEKARNAGVIADFVSKVHLSPAAAILETAAEQGCGLIVISSHGRRGISRLMLGSQTSEVLSEAGIPVLVVK, encoded by the coding sequence ATGTACAATCGCATATTGCTGCCCACCGACGGCTCGGAACTTTCCGCCCGGGGTGTCGATCATGGTCTTGCGCTTGCCAAGGCGCTCAACCTTCCCGTGACGGTCATCAGCGTCATCGTGCCGCTGACCGGTTTTGCGCTGCAGGGGATCGTGCAAGCGGAAGCGATGGACAGCTATAACGAGGGCCGCCGGAAAGAAATCGAGGACCTGGAAAAGATCATCGGCGAAAAGGCCAGGAATGCCGGCGTCATCGCCGACTTTGTCAGCAAGGTGCACCTGTCGCCAGCCGCCGCAATCCTGGAAACGGCGGCAGAGCAGGGCTGCGGCCTGATCGTCATTTCTTCGCATGGCCGTCGGGGGATCTCGCGGCTCATGCTCGGCAGCCAGACATCCGAGGTGCTGTCCGAGGCCGGTATTCCGGTTCTGGTCGTAAAGTAG
- a CDS encoding acyltransferase, translated as MPLRINAFRLSRHAVAAIQKGNELRKKPPAMLMQNNTAARHTYRADIDGLRAIAVVAVLIFHSFPHALHGGFLGVDVFFVISGFLITGIISGGIDQGTFSLLSFYQRRIRRIYPTLILVLTATLLVGFFILPPTPMHRLGWHIMGAALFIPNLLLWNESGYFDAESLTKPLLHLWSLGVEEQFYILWPVLILLVKRTPIRLAHGLAAVVALSLAYNIYLSFTLPAAAFYSPLSRAWELAVGGLISCFPIGFRTRNANTLASGFGVILIAAAMVFASHSISSPIYMVAAVAGAGLLITSGPNSDIAQRFLACRPMVAIGLISYPLYLWHWPILVLARGDAPFSNNWTLALVGVSGVLATVTYTLVEHPLRQIPLEKVVVPLFIALVALGGFGAAASHFDFQSLTYPQKMRDILAYGHYDFRSNARIGTCWLYKPLYMPDQRYHPECDFASGSSSPKIAVWGDSHAGRLFPGLSLAAEGKASVAIFAADSCPPINNFGACSKFTDDALSAIIRNKPDIVVLFARWSFYSADYATGAVGDGLKFYLDALQNAGISVAIVGPFPEYSGQLPDLIFNQWLSNKSRGIPNRINDLPRADSAAAERSLQALAEARNIPYLSLIDIFCRDNSCATSWSDNPSDLLTWDYGHLTTGAGQFVGRKLLKILIDRPKT; from the coding sequence ATGCCGCTCAGAATCAACGCGTTCAGATTGTCAAGGCATGCAGTCGCAGCTATTCAAAAAGGCAACGAACTGAGGAAGAAGCCACCCGCCATGCTGATGCAGAACAACACGGCCGCGAGACACACCTACCGCGCCGACATAGACGGACTGCGAGCGATTGCAGTCGTTGCGGTCCTTATCTTCCACTCTTTCCCACACGCTCTGCATGGCGGGTTCTTGGGCGTTGATGTCTTCTTCGTGATCTCGGGGTTTCTGATCACCGGGATTATCTCCGGCGGCATCGACCAGGGGACGTTCTCGCTATTAAGCTTCTATCAACGACGCATCCGCCGGATTTATCCGACCCTCATCCTCGTCCTGACAGCTACGTTGCTCGTTGGTTTTTTCATACTGCCGCCAACGCCAATGCATCGACTCGGGTGGCACATAATGGGCGCCGCTCTGTTCATCCCGAACTTGCTGCTTTGGAACGAGTCCGGATATTTCGACGCCGAATCTCTGACGAAACCGCTCCTTCATCTTTGGTCGCTCGGGGTCGAAGAGCAGTTCTATATCCTGTGGCCAGTCTTAATCTTGCTGGTGAAGCGGACCCCGATACGTCTCGCCCATGGCCTCGCGGCAGTTGTCGCTCTTTCGTTGGCTTACAACATCTATCTCTCTTTTACCCTCCCGGCTGCGGCATTCTATTCCCCATTGAGTCGGGCATGGGAATTGGCCGTAGGCGGCCTTATTTCCTGCTTTCCAATTGGTTTCAGGACGAGGAACGCGAACACACTCGCGAGCGGATTCGGCGTCATCCTCATTGCGGCCGCAATGGTGTTTGCGAGTCATTCCATCTCTTCGCCTATATATATGGTTGCAGCCGTAGCAGGTGCTGGCCTCCTTATCACCTCTGGACCGAATAGCGATATCGCCCAGAGATTCTTGGCGTGCCGACCGATGGTAGCCATCGGGCTTATCAGCTATCCCCTTTACCTTTGGCACTGGCCAATATTGGTACTTGCGAGGGGAGACGCCCCTTTTTCGAACAACTGGACGCTCGCGCTTGTCGGGGTTTCCGGCGTGCTGGCGACAGTCACGTACACCCTAGTTGAACATCCATTGCGGCAAATCCCACTGGAAAAGGTTGTCGTTCCCCTGTTCATTGCTCTGGTCGCTCTAGGTGGCTTCGGAGCGGCTGCGAGCCATTTCGATTTTCAATCGCTCACCTATCCCCAAAAGATGCGCGATATTCTTGCTTATGGCCATTACGACTTCCGGTCGAATGCAAGGATCGGCACATGCTGGCTTTACAAGCCGCTCTATATGCCAGATCAACGATATCACCCGGAATGCGACTTCGCTTCTGGGTCTAGTTCACCGAAAATAGCCGTCTGGGGCGACTCGCACGCCGGCCGGCTTTTCCCCGGGCTGTCGCTAGCAGCAGAAGGGAAAGCATCGGTTGCCATATTCGCGGCCGACTCTTGCCCGCCGATCAATAATTTCGGGGCATGTTCGAAGTTCACAGACGATGCACTCTCGGCGATTATCAGAAACAAGCCTGACATCGTTGTCCTCTTCGCTCGCTGGTCGTTCTATTCTGCGGACTATGCCACTGGGGCAGTCGGTGACGGCCTCAAGTTCTACCTGGACGCGCTTCAAAATGCAGGAATATCCGTCGCCATTGTAGGGCCGTTCCCGGAATACAGCGGGCAACTTCCAGACCTCATCTTCAATCAATGGCTGTCTAACAAATCGCGCGGGATACCAAACCGCATCAATGACCTTCCGCGGGCCGATTCGGCGGCTGCCGAGCGCAGTCTGCAGGCGCTCGCCGAGGCGAGGAATATCCCCTATCTCTCCTTGATCGACATATTCTGCAGAGACAACAGTTGCGCCACTTCATGGTCTGACAATCCGTCCGATCTCCTGACGTGGGACTATGGTCACCTAACGACTGGCGCGGGCCAATTTGTGGGGCGAAAACTGCTCAAGATCCTTATCGATCGCCCAAAAACCTGA